A region from the Pseudomonas promysalinigenes genome encodes:
- a CDS encoding YiiD C-terminal domain-containing protein translates to MSADSQYLQSVLHDDIPLTRDMGLEVIDWQAHTLRLQLPLAANVNHKSTMFGGSLYCAAVLAGWGWLHLRLRELGIDDGHIVIQEGQISYPLPVTGAAVARCTAPEEQAWERFVTMYQRRGRARLTLHTTVSNAGDDEPAVTFSGQYVLHR, encoded by the coding sequence ATGAGTGCCGATAGCCAATACCTGCAGTCCGTGCTGCACGATGATATTCCGCTGACCCGTGACATGGGGTTGGAAGTCATCGATTGGCAAGCCCACACCTTGCGCCTGCAGCTGCCGCTGGCGGCCAACGTCAACCACAAAAGCACCATGTTCGGCGGCAGCCTGTACTGTGCTGCGGTGCTGGCCGGCTGGGGCTGGCTGCACCTGCGCCTGCGTGAGCTGGGCATCGACGATGGGCATATCGTCATCCAAGAGGGGCAGATCAGCTATCCGCTGCCGGTGACTGGCGCAGCAGTGGCGCGCTGTACAGCACCTGAGGAGCAGGCCTGGGAGCGATTCGTGACGATGTACCAGCGCCGTGGCCGGGCACGGCTGACGCTGCATACGACGGTCAGCAATGCAGGCGATGATGAACCGGCAGTCACTTTCAGCGGGCAGT